CAAGCTCCTCGGGGCGCCCCGCGCGCTTCAGCGGAATTCCCGCGATCAATCCGGCCTTCCGATCGGCGGAGCCTGTGAACCGGTCGAGCATGGCGGTCTCGATCGGACCAGGTGCGATCGCGTTGACGCGAACGCCGAAGGCCGCCGCTTCCAACGCCGCAGATTTCGTCAAGCCTTCGACGGCATGCTTACTGGCAACGTAGAGCGAAGCGTTCGGTGCGCCGCGGCTGCCCATGGTCGATGAGATGTTCACGATGCTGCCGAAGCCTTGTGGCTGCATGACCCGGAGTTCGTGCTTCATCGACAGCAGAACTCCGAGGACGTTGGTGTCGAATGTTGCTGCGTAGCTCTCCGGCGTCTGCTCAGTCAGCGGGCCCGGCGCGCCTTCCGTACCTGCGTTGTTGACCGCCACGTCGAGCCGGCCGAACCGCTTGATCGTCCGCTCGAGCAATGCCGCAACGTCGCTCTCGCGCCGGACGTCGGCGCGGACGAATTCGGCTTCGACGCCGTGCGAACGCAGTTCAGCGGTCAACTCGCGGCCTGCATCGTCGTGGCGCCCTGAAACAATCAGGCTGGCGCCCTCGCGGGCGAAGGCGAGCGCCGCGGCGCGGCCGATACCGGTAAGGGCGCCTGTAATCAGGACAACGGGTTTGGTCATGTCACTCTCCAAATGGTATGGCCGATATGCTTAATCGGCCTGGTTAGCTCAACTCGTCCGCAATGAAGGTCTGAAGGCTCTTGCGTCGGTGTGGCTCGATGGACTGGAGATTTAGTTGGGGCTGGCTTCTTTGAGAAAGACTTCGTAGGATTCGAGCTATACTTTTGAGGGATAGCTATGGAGCTCCGGCACCTTCGTTATTTCGTCGCCGTGGCCGAAGAGGGCAGCTTCTCGGTTGCGGCGGAAAAGCGTCTGCACACCGCGCAGCCATCATTGAGCCGTCAGATCCACGATCTTGAGCTGGAGCTTGGGGTGCAGTTGTTCGTGCGCGGACCGCGCGGCATCGAATTGACGCCGTCGGGGCGCGTCTTTCTAGACCACGCGCGGGTCGCCCTGCTGCAGGTCGAGGCCGCCGCGGAAGCCGCGAGGCGCGCCGCCCAGCCCGCGAAATCGGCCTTCTCGATCGGGTTTCTCACCGGCTACGAGATGGACTGGCTTCCGGCGGTCATGAATATCCTGCGCGGCAAGCTGCCCAGTACGGAAATCACGATCCGTAGCGAGGACTCGCCCGACCTCGCTGCGGCATTGACGCGGGGTAAGATCGATCTTGCGTTCATGCGTCCGGAGAAGAGCGCGGCGGGCCTTCAGTTCAAATTGCTCCGCCATGATCCGATCCTGGCCATGATGCCACGAGACCATCCGCTTGCGGCGCGCTCCGCGGTCCGTCCTAAGGATTTGGCAGGACAGAGCTACATCGGCGTGTCTGCGGCGAGAGCCCCAACGCTGCGATCGGCGATCAATGACTTTTTCACGCGACATGGGTTGGCGATGGAAGTGGCGCACCAAGCTGAGAATCTAGCCATGGCTATTTCGCTGATCGCCTCCACTGGGGGCATCTGCCTTCTTCCGCTCTACGCGCAGAACTTGCTCCCGAAAACCATCGTCTGCCGTCCGATTCAGGGTGCGCCGCCGCTGGTCGATCTGGTGCTAGGCTACAATGAAGGTAACCGTTCGCCGTTGCTGGAGTTTGTTCTTTCGCGTGTTGACGAGATCAAGTTTCAGGCCTTGAGGCCCGAGGGCGGATGATGTTCGAGGAGAGCGCTTCGCTAGTGGCTCTCTGTTAAGAGAGAGGGCGAAACGAAGAGCAAGGCTCGGGCAAATCATGCCACGAGAAGGCGGGCATGTGATTCACAAGCCGCGCCAAACACTCAGCGTCGTCCCGGCGAAGGCCGGGACCCATAACCCCAATGGTCGTTGTTGAACGACGCCGGAATGACGAGTCCCTCTGACAACACCCGCCGCGGCGTATCGGTCCCGGCCTTCGCCGGGACGACAGCGGTGGATGTGGCACGATCTTGCGATTCTCGTCCCGCGCCGGGACACAAATCACGCCTTCTGCTTCGCCGCTTCCTTGGCGAGATCGGGCGCATTCACGGCCGGG
The window above is part of the Bradyrhizobium sp. PSBB068 genome. Proteins encoded here:
- a CDS encoding glucose 1-dehydrogenase, with translation MTKPVVLITGALTGIGRAAALAFAREGASLIVSGRHDDAGRELTAELRSHGVEAEFVRADVRRESDVAALLERTIKRFGRLDVAVNNAGTEGAPGPLTEQTPESYAATFDTNVLGVLLSMKHELRVMQPQGFGSIVNISSTMGSRGAPNASLYVASKHAVEGLTKSAALEAAAFGVRVNAIAPGPIETAMLDRFTGSADRKAGLIAGIPLKRAGRPEELADAILFAASSKASFITGQIISVNGGKTAA
- a CDS encoding LysR family transcriptional regulator, which produces MELRHLRYFVAVAEEGSFSVAAEKRLHTAQPSLSRQIHDLELELGVQLFVRGPRGIELTPSGRVFLDHARVALLQVEAAAEAARRAAQPAKSAFSIGFLTGYEMDWLPAVMNILRGKLPSTEITIRSEDSPDLAAALTRGKIDLAFMRPEKSAAGLQFKLLRHDPILAMMPRDHPLAARSAVRPKDLAGQSYIGVSAARAPTLRSAINDFFTRHGLAMEVAHQAENLAMAISLIASTGGICLLPLYAQNLLPKTIVCRPIQGAPPLVDLVLGYNEGNRSPLLEFVLSRVDEIKFQALRPEGG